The sequence ctctcttccacctacatctacagccACCACACTaagtgactgaagcactgatcaaaggggagagcctggctgaagggcagccAGCCCGCccgtggtgagaagcatctaagtttgtgcGGGCATTGAAAATGTTAAgagcagcttagaatgcattttgctcttatttcatttgacttataatcacttattaactatgaaagatagcttttaagtctgtttattctacctaaagcagtgcgtttggtttaaAGTGCGTCACAGACctcccttgggataacaagcttggtacatatcaatttctttaataaattgatgaactcacataagcttgcagcatccagcaggcataactggataCTGCAAGATgaaggttcctagggttgtgtctgggactggagatattggctagtgtcattcggctgcacaatccaaggagcagcttacatgccagaggctgtgtgtgaacagcccaggagtgggggttctcacagcagagcagggtaaggctggctcccagagtcaaggattggagtgacctagcaaaTCACTGGTCCAggtaacaccagaggggaatgtcacagcaTTAAAATTTGTTAAATCTTATTTAACTTCCCTATgcacacatttttcaaagtttgtaAGAATGGGGTCCTACACCCACAACCTTTTTATTTAAGTCAGCTGTTTTGGCCCCCATCCTTCATTCCAGCACCAGACACTGCAAAATCTCACTTCAGTAGGCCACTGCAAGAAAGCAGGGGTCAGGGCTACAAGATTTTGATACAGCATATAGACTTCAGATAGCTTAAAATACTATTAGGAAAAGACCAATTTAAAAACTGGATTAAAAAGCAACTCTGTACTTTTCAACACCAACTTCAAGATGTGATAGTTTGAAAAGCTAAATTCCAACTAAGACATGTATCTgattttttcagaaatgttgagAACACAATAGCTCCAACTAAAGCTAGAGGAAGCCACCAGGCAGTTGCCTGATTTTTGAAAAAAGGTGAACACTTAAGTAGCTTCCAATGAACTACTGGATGTTCAACTGTTCTGAAAATTAGGCagatgcttaaatatggatttaggagtctaattTTGGACTACTCATTTAAGATCTTGGCATTGTCTATTTCCAGCCCTCCACTGCAATGAAGTATTACTTACTTTTGTAACGCCTATGTTAAAGTAGGGTCAGATAGTTTTACTATAAATTGTATTTGACAGTTACTACTACTCTAAAATATGGAAAGATAAAACAAGGAGTCATACTATGTTTGACTTATTTTAACTTTTATAAATCCACTTGAACTCTTAACTGCACTCACAGAGTTCgctttttaaatttcctttaaaTTTTAACAAGTATGATAAAGCTACAGTATCAATATTTCTTTGGAAGGAGCCATTCTGGTATTTTAAGGACTGCAAGTCTGAATACCAGAAgtacagaaaacattttaaaatcctcaTTCCCATGCCATGAAATTCACATTTTGGTTCATTTAGAATTTATTTGGCAGACTATAACAGCAAGAAGATAGTGTTTTGTCAAAAGCTATTTCTCCTGAAGCCACATTATTTGATAAATGATGCCTTTATTACCTCTCAGAAAGGAAGAAAGTTATGGCTATCAGGCTGCTGCACACATGCACTACACAAATGAAAAGTTATACAATATTAAGTGACATTACAAATTTACGTATGGCAATAACATGGctttaatgaagaaaaatatgGTTTATATTGAAGGAAAAGAGAAACCTATTTTGTAAGCCAGCTTGGATGACTAAAAGCATGTTCTGTACAAATCCACTGTAGAGGAATATGGTCAGCTTCTGAAACAATTCTGATGtacaaccaaaatatttttgctgtataTACGTCAGGTGTTTCAAAAATTGATCTTTTAGAGATTTTAACGAAGTTTAAAGAATAAAAGATACAAGACTTGTGAAGCGGGGTACCTGTCACCCACTATTCCAGAGACTTTAATATGAAAAAATGCTCTTGTTCCTTTTCCTCTTTGCAGAATACTAAAAAATGAATACTAGTAAGAACTGAGCAATAACAATTGCTTTTCTATTCCATGAACCCAATGTTAACAATAAAATATGAGTCTGTTGTCAAGGCATTTTATTTACACAACTGAAAACGGTTAGATGTTCAGAAGCAGTGTACAATGAAACAGAAAACCCGAACCAAATACTTGAGCACATAATCCCGTCTTTACAACTAAAGCCACATCTTCCAACTTTCAGAAAAAACACTGGTAAAAGCCATTACATTTTTTCTCCACAATAAAGAAAACACACTACAATAAGTTTAATTGAAATTGGAGAGACTGGATCTTGGCTTGCACACTTCATTTAAAAAGACAGTAGGCAGGTGCACTAAAATATAGCAAAACTCTACTACTTGTCTTTTTCGATACTCAGTTCTCTTATGGATACCACCTAGCCAGTTCCAACGCATTCTCATCAATTACTGCCCATCTTTGCCTTATGTAGAGAGCGTACTCTGGAAGGCTGCTGTTGATCACCGTTTGCTTGATTTAGTCTCTATGTCCATTTGTTGCATAAGAGCTGTAATGGTCAAGCCTTAACTTCAGGAGTTGAGCTGTAGATGGAATCTGAATTTTCAGAAGTAAGGTCTTCTGTGGTTAAAATagcaaaattattttcaaacttcATCTTagatacagaaaataaaaaaccacCACCATAGCAGGACCTGAATCCAtctttaaattaaactttttacAAATGTTTCACCATATCCTTTTAAAACAGTTTGCAAGATTACACACAGTTCTACTCGCTGGTCTATATTTTTCTCATtagtttcttgatttttttttttttttaaagatttttttttttttaatatttggctATTTGCACATATTTTCAGGAAAGTAGTTGTGAACTTTGAAAAGTATCAGTAGAGCGCTGACACAGTATCCACAAATTCTAAAGGAAATTTTATGCAGATTAAACCCTTTGGATTAGTTCTGACACTGTTAGGTGTATCTGAAGTATATAGTTATCAATACATTACCTAGCTCCTCTTCTGCAGTTCCTGGAAGGCTGACCCTTGCTTTTGCCAGCTCTCCACCTTCCTCTtctgtgaaaaacaaaaacatttcttcTAATTCTAAACCCTATTCACCTCAGACCCTGACAGAAAATACCCATTGttatttttaagagaaaaaaaatagtttcttttaaaactttGTCTAGTGGTGACGGGGGCGGGAGGGTTGGCGAACAGTTCCCATTACTGGAGAGGTGTTCTGCATGTGGCTAGGCATTTTATTGCTGGTTttaatcacatttatttttaaaatgccctcAATTTTATAATACCTCTCTTTGCTTCTCTACTTGCACACTTGTTTCTACTATCTTGCCCTTGCTTAAATTACTGAAAAAAATACGGTGTTTCACATGTGTTGTTTGAGTCTTATTTTACGTTTCTATAACACCAAAGGAAAAAACTCTACATGAAACTATTTGGCTTAGAATATTCCCTGAGAAAGTGTTAAAAGGTTAATTTTGTAGCTGCAAAAAGAAACAGCGAGTATTTATGTAATTAAAGTGAATGGGTCTGATATAGATATTGTTAAAAGGAAAGAAGTTACTCTGGCAGGTCTGAGTTTTAACCGGCAACTAGTTGTATAAGATTTTGACAAGTTATGATGCAACTGGGTtttaccaaacacacacacaaaaattcttaCCCGGAACTACACATTTCCAAAGACCGTATGTTTTCCCTACTGTCGTCTGCCACAGTCTTAACGTTCCATCCTCAGAGCCACTAGCATACAACTCTCCATCAGGGCTAAATCTCACACAGTGAATGGGACCAAAGTGTCCTTTGTAAGATTCTATAAGAAATAGTTTTGGCACACAGTGTTAAATTTCACGTTAGCCAACAAATAAATAGAACTAATAAATTACTGgtgaagaggggaggggaaggaagagggaaatttttgttttgttttttaaatacagcagTTTCTCAAAAGGTTGCACGTGTATCTTCTCAGACCAAGGAGTACAAGTTACCTGGTGAACTTGAATTTTGGTGCCTATTAAAAACTGACAAGTTAATAACCAATTGCTAGTCTGTTCCAGGGAAATAAGCATTTCCCTTCTTGTATAAAGCAAGCATGCCAACAAAGATGACACTGGTATCACAAGTGCACATCAGGCTCTTACATCCATCCTCCTGACTAAATCCATTATTCTAAACTAGTATGGGACTTGAATTGGTAAGATTCTCTTGTGTGCTTCTAAAACAAGAATTTTGCTAAATTCatttggctggaaaaaaaaaaaaagacaaagaatgGGGAGAAACAAACATGTGCATTGTCCATACaaacaaatgaaatgtttaaGTTACTTATTTTTTGTGCAACCAGTGAATGCCACACTACTTTACACCCCATATGCAATTTACACTACCATTTACAATACATCAACACTGAATCTGACTCAGGGATTTCTATTGGAGTGGATGCCTGCTTAATCCAAGCTGCTCTGAAAGTGTTGTGTTAGGTTTGTTGGTGCAGGAGGCTGCAGGCTATATTTTTTAGACAAGTTAAAGTTAACAGCGTGCCTTTAAATATGTAACAAATGTGTTCTGAAATCATAAGCATGATAAATAAACTTTCAAATTCAATCTGAGTACAAGTTATCACAAGATACTGTGAAATACAATTATAATCTTTACCAcctgaaaactggaaaaaacttACCTAGCTCTTCTCCTGTATTATAGTCATATTTATAAAGTTTAAAGTCTTCACCACCTGCAACAAGAAATTCTTTCTCAGGGTGAAGGGATGCAGAGTTGACTGTAGCAGGAGCGTCAAACGATTTAATCTGCTCCAGActagggaaaaaaagttttgttaatgctatatatgtttttaaaaaacaatttaaaaaaaaagcactttaAGCCTGTCATTCTAGGAAAATGTGATGCTGTTCCTACAAATCACAGCTTTCTTAAAAATGCTGTTTCCAGTATAAATCTTAAAATGGTAAATTTACATTTCACTAAGCTAAAGACAAGCTATTACACCTTAACATTTTGTGACCAATGCCTCGCTTATTTTATGCATTGTAACAATTCTCTTGCATGTGCTTCTTGTGTTGTACTTAAAGTAAAAATCTGAGGCTGTAGTGGACATATTAAACCAAAATTAGATTTACTATATAAATTATACGTTGAAAAATATTTGCTGCCTGATGATACAGGCATAGCCAAATAGTCGTCATATTCTTGTCAGCCCTTGTTCTTTCCTTAATCTCTTCTTTTTCCTTGTCTTCAAATTGTTGTGTCTAATTTTATACTGTAAACTCTTGGCCTCTGGTACCTTGTTACTTATTCATTAGTACAAGAGAGTCTTAACAGTGAGCTAATGAGTAATTTGTTGGAAAGTTGTCCTTTaacaaaaaggctttttaaactgtaagctctgcAGGGAGTTTGTCCACacctgggccctgatcctgattgaggTATTATATAGAGCCGCCAATACAAATACTAATTCTCAACAAGAGCATATAATATAAGTACTATACCCATGTATAGCTATGGCAAATTTATATGTCCATTAGTTTAGATGTGTGTGCTAGTAAGTATGATTCTAGGGCTGATTGAGTAGTTCAGTCCCCAACCTCAGTCAGACCTTTGCCTCTCCACCATTCCGAACAAAGATGCTAATCACTACAAACTGAGGTGGTTTAGTGATACGTCCTTTGTGCAATAAGAACTGGATAGAGACCAGCAAACAACTGTTAGCTGGTAATGATTTTCAAGTACTATTTCAGCTAGATTTTTTGAAGTTAAACTAAAGATGAGGGTCTATGCTCCTTTATTTTGGGGAAAACAAGGGCAGAAGAAAGGAATAGAAGGGAAAATGTTGGTTTCATTAGTGTGGCAGATCAAGATCCTTTTCCCACAACCATACTGGCTCAGTGTCACCTGTCACCTCTCCCATATGCCCTCTAGTCCTCTTTATACTTCTGAAGATTTCAAGTTTGAAACTTACGTCTCTGCACTATGAAAAGCAATAGTCCTCCCATAGGTTATCACCAGTATCTCCCCCTCAGGAACATACTCCATGCTGCTCACAGACATTGCAACATTTATTGCTTTTACTTCAGTCATGGTATTCCGGTCCCAGAGGCTGTTGAAAAAAGAGATACTTAAAATTACTTGAGTAAACCAAATTACTTTCATTCACATCAATGCTAGGCTTTGGTTTACAAATGCTACCTAAACAAAAACTCCAAAGTTGGTTCTAGTCATTCTAGATTGTTAATGGTATGCTTATCTTAATCACTGGCCACAACATGCTCTTAAAGTACAGCTACCTCTGGAGCAGAATGCAGCAATGGTTCTGCTACAGCAACACTAAGTGATACTTACACTGTTAAACTGGTCTGGTGTTTCAGTCAGTCACCCAGGGATGATGAGCTCTGTACACAACCACCAGTGCCCTGAGCAATCCAGCTTCCTAGTGATAACACTTATGATCAAGACGTCAAAACCCCACTGGTAAGCAGGAAGCTTTTTCTGGTGAGGATGCAGGGGGGACCAATGCTAATACATATACAGTATCTCAGGTTCCACTTACAGCAAGATGTAGCTGTACTAACAGTCTAAATATAAAACACCATATGCAATTCTGTCTTCCTATGACTGCAAACGGTCAGCTCTAGGGCCTCTGCTAAGCTTTAGCAGAGTGAAAACTAATCAGGATATTTCCAGTTGTAATTACTATTATTTCAAACCCTGTGAACAACTGTGAACCCATCAGTTGCTGATGGAGCTAAAATGGAGACTGAGGAGAAGGGACTGAATGTCAGAGTTGACCCCACCCCATTCCACAGACCTCTCTACTAATCTGCACTCAACATGACCGTCAGACAGAAGTctagggaatggggagaggagataACACCCTGGTCACACCAGCAGACGTAGTATAGATTCCTCCACGCTTGCTCAGGAGCTTCTAggctatggggaaaaaaaacaaaaagaatgctCTTCCTTTCCAGTCAGAGGGGCTGTGGGGACTTCAAGTTTATCAGACACCTACCAGTCAGACTTGAGCCAAAGATACAGTGACTGGAGTAGGACCCTTGTAAGAATCCCAGCGCCCTCCCCTTTCTCAGTAGTGTGGCAGAGGACTGAGCTTTTCACCAGAGCACTGCCTCCAGACAGCAGAGCTCTTCCCCATCTTTTATATCAGCCTCTGACTAGTGAATGCCTGGTACATTTTTCAAGCTTGACTATGATGGACATGTTACATTTGTTTGCCACTATCTCTTCATAGGCAATAAGAGTTCCCTCCCAATGCCTCAGTGACAGGACTCATCCCAGTTATGAATTCATCCTCTCTGGGGTTTTTGTCATGAAAAAAACAGATGGCAGTGACTTAGCAATATGAAATCAATCAACTGGTATATTGGGGTTTAGTGACAGAAAGTATATTTGATAAGATCACATGATTAACAATTCTTATCTCAGATATATACCCTTAGAGATTACGACATTAAGAAAGATGGGGTGGTCTTATATTGACCTGGTATATAATAATTAGGAATCTCACATACCACAAATCAGACACTGACTATTGAAGCGTATATACTTAAATTACAGAAATAAATGAATCCGAGTTCTAAATATAACTATGTTTTTGATATTATAAACCCAAAAGCCAACTGTACCCCAATACAATTATATggagagagaacttttttttttaaaaaaaatgggaagTTAGTGTTTCTTACCGGACAGTTTTATCATCAGCTGAAAGGATCTGTTTGTCATCACTGCTCCATAAAGCCTTTTTAATACCTGAAGTATGTCCACTGACCACCTGAGGTTCTTAAGATTAAAGCAAACATCTTAGTATATGAAATAACAGGcagattaaaaaaatcttaccactTAAATCAAACAAACCATTTCACCTATATAAGTCACTATAAATAATCACCAGTTGTCATAAATCAGTAAATGGCATCAGGATGACAATGCTGTCAAGTTGCTTgagttgtattttaattttttacctGAAGTAATTCCAGAAGTGAATGACACAGGCCAAATTGATACCTGCTTCTTAGTGCTTGTCTACACGAGAaagttgtaccaatttaacttCATGTATGAATTTAAACCTACTTTGTTAAATTAATGCAAACTCTCTTACTTCAGTTGAGACCAAGTAAATAAGGAACAGgtataagctaaactgaaatgaGCCACTCAAACCAAAATGAGAGGATTTTGTACAGGTTCAAACTAACTCtgtttaaaaatccatttaaattaaaccagtgcaactttatTGTTTAGACAAGCCCGCAGTCTAGAAATACTGTGAACGTTACAAAAGTAGCTGGTGTTAAACAAGTTTACATGTCCCTACAGGTAAATGCAAGATGCAAGCACACAGAGCCCAGCAAACACACAGAGGCAGGTACCTTGTGTGCATGAACCCATGCTTCATACTGATGAGATATATCAAACAGTTTAAATTATTgcacatttttaaatgctttagctcactttaaaaacagaaaacttcAAATCAAGCTAGTGTTGACAGTAAAATAAATAAGACGTAATGCAACCTGAAAGATGCTAGTGATTTTCAGCACATCGTACAACAGTAATTTATACCTCAAATCCTATCAACACCAACCATTAAGAACTCTAAGTATAATTCATGAAATAGAACAGATTTgaatattttcaaaggaacaGTCAACTGAATTGTGTGCAACTCTACAAAATGAATGCATAAGTAGGATAAGAAAAGCAGACTAACCTGCTTCTGGCTTGCTCAAGTCATAAATACGCAACAATTTATCTTGTCCACCTGTCAACAGGTAATTGCTGTCCTGAAATAGTTAGAAATCATGGTGAGTCACTcttattaaaaactaaaatattacTTTTATAATGAATATTACAATAGCACTTTTCTAGTAACCCGCTAAAACACCGTATACATTTAGTTCATCCCTTAGGAATGAAAAGTTGACCTGAATATCTCCCTGACAAAGCATAAACCACATGAAAACAAGGGCAGCAGTTACATCCAATTGTTTGACTCCCTGACAAATAAGACAAAGATTTTTCATACCTCAGTAAAATCCACACTTTTGACAATATGCTTGTGAGCCAGTGTGATCAGTTCATCCCCTGAAACAGCATCCCATACTTTGCTGAAAGACAAGAAAGTACAAGTGTGGTTTCATTAGCCAGTACTGACTTTATTACAAGCTAATTTGGCTGTTCCGGTTACAGGGACATTTCCCTGATAACTAGTATTATTTCTAACACAATAGACCCTTTTAATTACTATGTTCTGATAATTACTGCACAATAGGGATCACCATTCTGGATAAAGGTGAGTTTCTCAAACAGTTAAAACCCAAAACTGGAAATTATTAGCTTGTGagaatacttttttttcccctaaatgcCATTTCCTTAATTCTTTTTTGTACTACCAGCCCATTGCTCCTACCTCTCTTCTCTCTCGAACAGTTCAGGATTAACAGCACTTGTAGCTTTAGAGGCACCTTGGTACAGTATTCCTACTTAGATCTACATAGACTAAGCGCTCATGTGTGGAATTCAGATTTTCACAAAGACTTGCGTACATACTTAACTTTCCACACTGCGAGTATCCCCAGTGACATCAAGGTGATTGCTCACAGTGCTTGTGCTTAAGCCTTTGTAAGACTGAGGCTCAATAGTATCTAATATTCATCAATTTCACTTAACAGGAGGTACTTTGAGTTACGTGCTTCTATACAGAATCTTGGTGGGAAAGTTGTATGGATTACTACCTGACCCATGAGCAATGGAAAAACGGAGTGTTAAAAAGTAGGGAATTAGCAGTGGTGGAACAAAATCATTAACTCTGGTATCCCTCATAATTGCAACATAACTAAGGATTATGAAGGATATCTGAATTGTCTGTGTAGGCCACTATGCTATTAATCAGTCTGTTCATCCATAAAATAGGGGTTATCCAACTTGACAGTATTAACTGCCATTCTTCTCCTTGGATCGTTACCCTGTTGTGGTGGAGAGGCTTGTGTGTCCCAGTGACCCTCAGAACTATGTCATCCGAAGTTGTGTACTCCTGGTAGGGCCACCCTTGGCGAACAGTTCTGAGGGGAGGTTCCAGACAAAGCATGCAGAACAGGTGTATTTCAAGGACCTGTCAGTTCTCTGCAGCTGTGAAGGTgggtgagggctgcagcaggACCGAGACCTTTGGTTGTCTTGAACTTCCCTGCCACTGGCTCCAGGGCTCCTTCCTGTCAAGTTTTGTGAGGTTGCCACCTGTGCACTGGCTCACCCAGGTTAAAAGATTTCACAcgcctctgccctgcccagggtGTTAACATCTCCCACTAACGGAGTCCTGCAGCAATGGATGAGTTGTGGTGGGGACGAGCAGTGATCTCTGGGAGTTCCTAGTCACAAATCTGCATGCAAGCCACAGCCGTGTGTTGGTCGTCTTGCGCTTGGACTTGTGAGACAGAAGCACAATTAGACAGCTGCGGCCACTACTGAGCAGTCCTTTTCCGGATTCCTTCTGCTCACCACAAATGGGCAATGGACTAGGAAAGGTGCCCTAAATATAGGctctcccaaccccttcccccagctggatCACTCTACCTACAGTCAGAACATACGAAGCAAAGTAATGAAGTTCGCCCTTGGAATGTTCGCACCCTCTCATGGATTCCCCGAACAGTGACTGTCCTGAAAGAAGTGCCATAACAGCTAGAGAACTTGCAGAATATGACATTGAAATTGCTGCCCTAAATGAGAGCTGTCTGGCCAATGAAGGCCAACTGAAAGAAGATGGAGTCGGCTATACCTTTTTTTGGAAAGGAAACTCATCTGAAGAGGTGCGTATTCATGGGGTTAGTTTTACCACCAAAAACAAGATTgctagtcatttttttttttttttaaactctctatAAGTATTAACGAATGTCTGAAGACTCTTCATTTTAAGCTTAGTAACAACCAGTATGCCATGGTCATCAGTGCATATGCTCCCACACTTGATGAAGTCAGTCAACAAGGAGAAGTTTTACTGTGCTCTTGATGCAGTCCTGAGTGACACAGCCAAGGAAGACAAGCTCATCCTCAGGGATGACTTCAATGCAAGAGTTGGGCGACATTCCGAACTCTGGAGAATCGCCACTGggaaagaagggggtggggaaaatcTACTCTAATGGCATTCTCCTCCTCAGCAAATATGTGAAGCATGATTTGCTTATCACAAATACCATCTTTAGACAGAGGCACAAATATAAGACCACTTGTAAACACCCACATTTCAGGCACTGGCATCTTTTTTACTACGTCATCATCAGGTCCTGTGATCACACTGATGTCCATATTACACGAGCCGTGAGGTATGGATGACTGCTGGACAGATCAATTATGAACATGCGGCTTACACCACAATGCCGAAAACAACCAAAAAGAATGCAGCAGAGATTTAGCATCATGGCACTTCAAAATCACACTAGTTGTAAGACTCGTCAGCAGTGCCTCATGAGAAACTCTCTAACCTACCTGACAACATCAATGATACCCAAACACACTGGGAGGAGTTCAAGACCATTATTCACAAGGTGCTGAAGAGATTGCATATGCCACTCACCGCCATCAGAATTAGTTTAATAAGAACAAGGAAATCTTAGCACTTATTCATCAGAAGAAAAGTGTAGAGAACACCATTTTGCACTTGGCAAAAAGAGCCTGCAAAAATGAGAAACTTAATATAGGCTTAAAACTGCAGTTCAAAAGAGGCTGCGACACATC is a genomic window of Natator depressus isolate rNatDep1 chromosome 1, rNatDep2.hap1, whole genome shotgun sequence containing:
- the STRAP gene encoding serine-threonine kinase receptor-associated protein, which gives rise to MAMRQTPLTCSGHTRPVVDLAFSDITPYGYFLISACKDGKPMLRQGDTGDWIGTFLGHKGAVWGATLNRDATKAATAAADFTAKVWDAVSGDELITLAHKHIVKSVDFTEDSNYLLTGGQDKLLRIYDLSKPEAEPQVVSGHTSGIKKALWSSDDKQILSADDKTVRLWDRNTMTEVKAINVAMSVSSMEYVPEGEILVITYGRTIAFHSAETLEQIKSFDAPATVNSASLHPEKEFLVAGGEDFKLYKYDYNTGEELESYKGHFGPIHCVRFSPDGELYASGSEDGTLRLWQTTVGKTYGLWKCVVPEEEGGELAKARVSLPGTAEEELEDLTSENSDSIYSSTPEVKA